In a genomic window of Salvelinus fontinalis isolate EN_2023a chromosome 7, ASM2944872v1, whole genome shotgun sequence:
- the LOC129860143 gene encoding oocyte zinc finger protein XlCOF6-like, with protein sequence MASVKLEDCSQTLELNVNIKVEEEDEKIRTTVSHGYHVEPFSTSREQPREDQRDKRSHHCPHCEEIFPFLSKLKIHLKIHTGEKPYSCSDCGKCFKTSTSLKVHQKTHTGEKPYYCSDCGKRFKTSTQLKVHQKTHTGEKPYYCSDCGTSFSNLGTLKTHQRIHTGEKPYSCSDCGASFSNLGTLKTHQRIHTGDKPYVCSDCGKCFKTSTELKVHRRTHTGEKPYYCSDCGTSFSQLSHLNSHERIHTGEKPYSCSDCVKYFKTSNELKVHQRTHTGEKPYVCSDCGKCFKTSTELKVHRRTHTGEKPYYCSDCGTSFSQLSHLNSHELIHTGEKPYSCSDCVKYFKTSNELKVHQRTHTGEKPFFCPDCGTSFSQLSNLNSHERIHTGEKPYSCSDCVKYFKTSSELKVHQRTHTGEKPYVCSDCVICFKTSTELKVHQRTHTGEKPYSCSYCGKCLKTSNELKVHQRTHTGEKPYSCSYCGKCLKTSNELKVHQRTHTGEKPYVCSDCGKCFTTSTHLKVHQRTHTGERPYYCSDCGKCFKTSNELKVHQRTHTGEKPFFCPDCVKCFKTSTHLKVHQRTHTGERPYSCSDCVKYFKTSTDLKVHQRTHTGEKPYSCSDCGVSFSRLDTLKRHQHIHEGEKPYSCSACVKYFKTATELKVHQRTHT encoded by the exons atggcatcagtgaagctggaggactgcagtcaaacactggagctgaatgtcaacattaaagttGAAGAAGAGGACGAGAAGATTAGGACAACTGTTAGTCATG GTTACCATGTTGAGCcattctctacatccagagagcaaCCTCGGGAAGATCAGAGAGATAAGAGGTCTCATCACTGCCCACATTGTGAAGAGATTTTCCCATttctatcaaagctaaaaatacatctaaaaatacacacaggagagaagccgtactcctgctctgactgtggaaaatgcttcaaaacatcaactagtctaaaagttcatcagaagactcacacaggagagaagccttattattgctctgactgtggaaaacgttttaaaacatcaactcagctaaaagttcatcagaagactcacacaggagagaagccgtattactgctctgactgtggaactagtttctctAATCTGGGCACcttaaaaacacaccaacgtatacacacaggagagaagccctactcctgctctgactgtggggcgagTTTCTCTAATCTGGGCACcttaaaaacacaccaacgtatacacacaggagataagccttacgtctgctctgactgtggaaaatgcttcaaaacatcaactgagctaaaagttcatcggagaacacacacaggagagaagccgtattactgctctgactgtggaactagtttctctcaACTTTCCCACTTAAattcacatgaacgtatacatacaggagagaagccttactcctgctctgactgtgtcaaatatttcaaaacatcaaatgagctaaaagttcatcagagaacacacacaggagagaagccttacgtctgctctgactgtggaaaatgcttcaaaacatcaactgagctaaaagttcatcggagaacacacacaggagagaagccgtattactgctctgactgtggaactagtttctctcaACTTTCCCACTTAAATTCACATGAACTTATAcatacaggagaaaagccttactcctgctctgactgtgtcaaatatttcaaaacatcaaatgagctaaaagttcatcagagaacacacacaggagagaagcctttcttctgccctgactgtggaactagtttctctcaACTTTCAAATTTAAattcacatgaacgtatacatacaggagagaagccttactcctgctctgactgtgtaaaatatttcaaaacatcatctgagctaaaagttcatcagagaacacacacaggagagaagccttacgtttgctctgactgtgtaatttgcttcaaaacatcaactgagttaaaagttcatcagagaacacacacaggagagaagccttattccTGCTCatactgtggaaaatgtttaaaaacatcaaatgagctaaaagttcatcagagaacacacacaggagagaagccttattccTGCTCatactgtggaaaatgtttaaaaacatcaaatgagctaaaggttcatcagagaacacacacaggagagaagccttacgtctgctctgactgtggaaaatgcttcacaacatcaactcatctaaaagttcatcagagaacacatacAGGAGAGAGGCCTTATTACtgttctgactgtggaaaatgttttaaaacatcaaatgagcttaaagttcatcagagaacacacacaggagagaagcctttcttctgccctgactgtgtaaaatgttttaaaacatcaactcatctaaaagttcatcagagaacacacacaggagagaggccttactcctgctctgactgtgtaaaatatttcaaaacatcaactgatctaaaagttcatcagagaacacatacaggagaaaagccttactcCTGTTCTGACTGTGGGGTAAGTTTCTCTCGACTGGATACCTTAAAAAGACATCAACATATACATGAAGGAGAGAAGCCATACTCCTGCTCGGCCTGTGTAAAATACTTCAAAACAGcaactgagctaaaagttcatcagagaacacacacatga